In Rutidosis leptorrhynchoides isolate AG116_Rl617_1_P2 chromosome 2, CSIRO_AGI_Rlap_v1, whole genome shotgun sequence, one genomic interval encodes:
- the LOC139890170 gene encoding uncharacterized protein has product MSRCFPYPPGYFKIGATTHDALIESIKLQKETDKAKAERKREKREKKEKKQKDKDKRRDKKSKSVNNPDEHQHDSQKALQKAAEFKEVDNKNLELRTEFLERSDLTEEHGQPSTSHKPSYSSDSTQNSNKRKRDYASGLPEVATGKPIKIRLLKKLKGPDSSNETDGPLVQFASNHDNETYVSQNRTGIPVTSGSENNALNARETKSNDLNGLHLGRKQSAASSSRPSAPFSHLNNQTPVGHIRKTEVPVASRSRNSDNGLLNSSREPILQSCGRPVPTIPGPSSIAAPAVSASRLINVQGLCPDSNNTVVPSGTGKSPIDGIQVQPVNNGSTKSAEKMDPIVEATTQKVGPTRHEKKMLKKQSKYEKLVGLWVPPVLETQLPDDREDWLSRRGETVKSCSRNDVEACKESEVSSLWRPCARYLVEADIYALPYTVPF; this is encoded by the exons ATGTCTCGGTGCTTTCCGTATCCTCCTGGTTATTTTAAAATCGGAGCTACAACTCATGATGCCTTGATCGAATCGATTAAG CTCCAGAAGGAAACCGATAAAGCCAAGGCAGAAAGAAAGCGTGAGAAGagggaaaagaaagaaaagaaacaaaaAGATAAGGATAAACGTAGGGATAAGAAGTCGAAGTCTGTAAACAACCCAGATGAGCATCAACACGATTCACAAAAGGCGTTGCAGAAAGCTGCTGAATTTAAAGAAGTTGATAACAAGAATTTGGAACTAAGGACCGAATTTCTTGAGAGGAGCGATTTAACTGAAGAACATGGTCAACCTTCTACTTCACACAAACCAAGCTACTCATCTGATAGCACACAAAATAGTAACAAAAGGAAAAGAGATTATGCTAGTGGCTTACCTGAAGTTGCCACTG GCAAACCAATCAAGATTCGATTGTTAAAGAAACTAAAAGGTCCAGATTCAAGCAATGAAACTGATGGTCCATTGGTGCAGTTTGCTTCCAACCATGATAATGAAACATATGTTTCCCAAAATAGGACTGGTATCCCCGTGACGTCGGGAAGTGAAAATAATGCATTAAACGCGCGGGAAACGAAAAGCAATGATTTGAATGGGCTTCATTTAGGTAGAAAACAATCTGCTGCAAGTTCTTCAAGACCGAGTGCACCTTTTTCACACTTGAACAATCAAACACCAGTTGGTCATATAAGGAAAACTGAGGTACCCGTTGCATCGCGATCAAGAAATAGTGATAACGGATTGCTTAACTCTAGCAGAGAACCAATACTTCAAAGTTGTGGAAGACCAGTTCCTACGATTCCTGGCCCATCTTCGATTGCGGCTCCTGCAGTATCTGCATCAAGATTGATTAATGTACAAGGGTTATGTCCAGATTCAAATAACACTGTTGTGCCGTCAGGTACTGGAAAAAGtcccattgatggaattcaagtgCAGCCTGTAAACAATGGTTCCACAAAATCCGCGGAGAAAATGGACCCTATTGTTGAAGCCACCACTCAGAAGGTGGGTCCTACACGGCATGAAAAAAAGATGCTTAAGAAGCAATCTAAGTATGAAAAGCTTGTAGGGTTGTGGGTCCCTCCGGTTCTTGAAACTCAACTACCTGATGACAGAGAAGATTGGCTCTCTAGAAGGGGTGAAACAGTAAAATCTTGTTCGAGGAATGACGTTGAGGCCTGTAAGGAATCGGAAGTATCGTCGTTATGGCGGCCATGTGCGCGTTACTTGGTGGAAGCTGATATATATGCACTGCCATATACAGTTCCTTTCTGA